A region from the Panthera uncia isolate 11264 chromosome D3 unlocalized genomic scaffold, Puncia_PCG_1.0 HiC_scaffold_8, whole genome shotgun sequence genome encodes:
- the TMEM200C gene encoding transmembrane protein 200C codes for MLLQPSLYPLTVFFCFAAGGGGRAASGQLAPPTTQASAPETSRAPHGLTMIATGGLLRISARKQDPLRPPSQVPKRKRKAKKRRKNDVVVVKGKLKLCSISGLIALCGILVLLVGIAMAVVGYWPKANGANREGGKQLPPAGSGHRVPTTASGSSSGSKNRSRSHLGTPGGVNSSSVGVPRSTPPARSASPSSSSTSVGFFFRIFSGYLHSDKLKVFGPLIMGIGIFLFICANAVLHENRDKKTKIINLRDLYSTVIDVHSLRAKDLAAAAAAAAAAASSSSAPTSATPGTAPLNGFLSYVQSRGLELKPGSCGGGSGDAFGAAALLARGSWPHPSALGGGGGGAKEAASPPDLASSPRCPRESPSLTEAVYSIYRERSGVAGRRRAAAAAAAAVAAAAAATAAASSGGSPAPCSPPESWGRQSTASSLVGSSLSAFALLPLQGDRDGDGDGDAEGLSCSWQRPPGERGSREIPRGELDLSLTDLRGAPGCSRWAPSELEEPEGAAAAAAAARTARGQGGRLPRTGRYAALRRRSTSGLPDYRAPPSPEPPPSPRSAELDSSLLAQAASPSPPLRLEDSPPARPDSPSSQSDDPSCCNKGYSPLREAGTSLESVVQAVASKSPDCEAATAPGVEPSPPEDPSQGPPKAQPPQPVQRQFTNKEKLFMISRSHAIGVEDGDLESTGI; via the coding sequence ATGTTGCTGCAGCCAAGCCTATACCCTCTGACTGTCTTCTTCTGCTTTGCAGCAGGAGGAGGTGGCCGAGCAGCTAGTGGGCAGTTGGCGCCCCCCACTACTCAAGCCTCCGCCCCAGAAACTAGCCGCGCACCGCACGGGCTCACCATGATCGCCACCGGTGGCCTACTGAGGATTTCTGCCAGAAAGCAGGATCCCCTCCGGCCCCCAAGCCAGGTCCCCAAACGCAAGCGGAAAGCCAAAAAAAGGCGCAAGAACGACGTGGTGGTGGTGAAAGGCAAGCTAAAGCTGTGCTCCATCTCGGGGCTCATTGCCCTCTGCGGGATCCTGGTGCTGCTGGTGGGCATAGCCATGGCGGTGGTGGGCTACTGGCCCAAGGCCAACGGGGCCAATAGGGAAGGGGGTAAGCAGCTGCCGCCCGCAGGCAGCGGCCACCGCGTCCCGACCACGGCCAGTGGCAGCAGCAGTGGGAGCAAAAACCGGTCCAGGAGCCACCTGGGGACTCCGGGGGGTGTCAACTCCAGTTCGGTGGGTGTGCCCCGAAGCACCCCTCCAGCGCGGTCAGCCTCCCCTTCGTCTTCCTCCACGTCCGTGGGTTTCTTCTTCCGCATCTTCTCCGGATACCTGCACTCCGACAAGCTCAAGGTCTTCGGGCCCCTCATCATGGGCATAGGCATCTTCCTCTTCATCTGCGCCAACGCGGTGCTCCACGAGAACCGAGACAAGAAGACCAAGATCATCAACCTGCGGGACCTCTACTCCACCGTCATCGACGTGCACAGCCTTCGCGCTAAAGACCTGGCGGCCGCCGCGgctgcggccgccgccgccgcctcctcgtCCTCCGCCCCCACCTCGGCGACCCCCGGAACCGCGCCGCTCAACGGCTTCCTCAGCTACGTGCAGTCGCGGGGCCTGGAGCTGAAGCCCGGGAGCTGCGGCGGCGGTTCAGGGGACGCCTTCGGGGCGGCGGCGTTGCTGGCCAGGGGCTCGTGGCCTCACCCCTCGGCGCTAGGCGGGGGCGGTGGCGGGGCCAAGGAAGCCGCGTCCCCGCCGGACCTGGCCTCGTCTCCGCGCTGCCCGCGGGAGTCCCCGAGCCTGACGGAGGCCGTATACAGCATCTACCGCGAGCGCTCGGGCGTGGCTGGCCGTCgccgggccgccgccgccgccgccgccgctgtggccgctgccgccgccgccaccgcggCCGCCAGCAGCGGCGGCAGCCCGGCGCCCTGCAGCCCACCCGAGAGCTGGGGGCGCCAGAGCACCGCCAGCTCCCTCGTGGGCTCTTCGCTGAGCGCCTTCGCGTTACTACCCTTGCAAGGGGACCGCGACGGGGATGGGGACGGGGACGCGGAGGGCTTGAGCTGCAGCTGGCAGAGGCCGCCTGGGGAACGCGGCTCCCGGGAGATCCCAAGGGGCGAGCTCGACCTGAGCTTGACCGACCTCCGCGGCGCCCCGGGCTGCTCGCGTTGGGCGCCCAGCGAGCTGGAGGAGCCCgagggcgcggcggcggcggcggcggcggcgcgcacCGCCAGGGGGCAGGGTGGCCGCCTGCCCAGGACCGGCAGGTACGCCGCCCTGCGGCGCCGCAGCACTAGCGGGCTCCCTGACTACCGGGCGCCGCCGTCCCCcgagcccccaccctccccgcgcAGCGCGGAGCTGGACTCGAGCCTTCTGGCCCAagctgcctccccctccccgcccctgcggCTGGAGGACTCGCCCCCCGCCAGGCCGGACTCGCCGAGCTCCCAGTCGGACGACCCTTCCTGCTGCAATAAGGGCTACAGCCCCCTGCGGGAGGCTGGCACCTCTTTGGAGTCAGTTGTGCAAGCAGTAGCCAGTAAAAGTCCAGACTGTGAGGCCGCCACGGCCCCGGGTGTGGAGCCGAGCCCCCCGGAGGATCCCAGCCAAGGGCCACCTAAGGCCCAGCCACCTCAGCCGGTGCAGAGGCAGTTTACAAACAAGGAGAAACTCTTTATGATTTCCCGGTCTCATGCCATAGGGGTAGAGGATGGAGATCTGGAAAGTACTGGCATTTAG